The following proteins are encoded in a genomic region of Candidatus Methylospira mobilis:
- a CDS encoding O-linked N-acetylglucosamine transferase, SPINDLY family protein gives MHCAVIIPVDPENTQPADEAAYSVQFAAETGCGPFDNIFIIRISVAADDLRGRAAAYGQAIRQAGENGIQWLFFLDRGDIVHPCAFQSVLAAIERHDAIFGLLSEQDMSGQGVIQEPVQVRAMSRFEDLLCNDPDLTLQCGHLLRSEVALMSDMAESIAGGEDLVYYLRLWSRFRCCKLDKTLNVRRVRASRERQDAHTVDEIGGRHRQLLDSCALLLAGSGGAVKVPDTEVLFRQIQRMQQQGYASLPEALFLLVLQYDALPYNRAYALNQLKRQNEAFEYLRQVLADNPLSVPAWSLMGTLLQEIGYHQEALNCFERGLALEPDSPELLFNRSVSLRKLKRYEEALQSCDQALALRTDFVSALYIRGAIFNDIGRQDKALESFSRVLKLNPDSEMAAKALHDSGMALRFRGLLKDALKCYERELTLKTRYCLYTKGERLYCRQLMCDWLDFEAIGTNILQDIDAGAPVSTPMAIFALPSTRRQQRRCAEMYRASFGKRETAEAMPGYRHDKIRIGYFSADFYSHPVAYLTAELFELHDRARFEVIAFSLGPLSQDSIRRRLERGFDRFIDVRGQSDQEISELAHALEIDMAIDLSGYSQDARPGLFARRMAPVQAHYLGFAGTMGDNFMDYLIADPVVVAEDHLPDYAEKIVFLPDSFMVSDRQRQIDPRPFTRAEAGLPENVFVYCAFNNPNKITPQVFEIWMSILREVENSVLWLSARNEWCVPNLRQEAARRGVCADRLIFAPRMEESARHLARQRAADLFLDTLYYGAHTTANDALWAGLPVLTCLGETFAGRVAASLLSAIDLPELIANTQEAYRLRAIELARDPEQLNTIKNKLAMNRATAPLFDTPRFTRYLEAAYIEMWRRQQMGLAPDHIHVQAMGAV, from the coding sequence ATGCATTGCGCGGTTATCATCCCCGTCGATCCGGAAAATACACAGCCTGCCGATGAAGCGGCCTACTCGGTGCAATTTGCGGCTGAAACCGGCTGCGGGCCGTTTGACAATATTTTTATCATTCGTATCAGCGTTGCAGCAGACGATTTGCGCGGTCGCGCCGCAGCGTACGGCCAGGCGATCCGGCAAGCCGGTGAAAACGGCATCCAATGGCTGTTCTTTCTCGACCGAGGCGACATAGTTCACCCCTGTGCCTTCCAATCGGTGTTGGCGGCGATTGAACGGCACGACGCCATTTTCGGTTTGCTGAGTGAGCAGGATATGTCCGGGCAGGGCGTAATTCAAGAGCCTGTGCAAGTCCGCGCCATGAGCCGTTTCGAAGATTTGCTCTGCAATGATCCCGATCTGACGCTGCAATGCGGGCATTTGCTGCGTAGCGAAGTGGCGCTGATGTCTGATATGGCTGAAAGTATCGCCGGTGGCGAAGATCTGGTTTACTACCTCCGCCTCTGGAGCCGTTTTCGCTGTTGCAAATTGGATAAAACGCTCAATGTGCGTCGCGTGCGAGCGTCGCGTGAACGGCAGGATGCCCATACCGTCGATGAGATCGGCGGCCGCCATCGCCAGTTGCTGGATAGCTGTGCGCTGCTGTTGGCGGGAAGCGGCGGGGCGGTTAAAGTCCCTGATACGGAAGTGCTGTTTCGACAAATACAGCGCATGCAGCAACAAGGATATGCCTCACTTCCGGAAGCGCTTTTCCTTCTGGTACTGCAATACGACGCGCTGCCCTATAATCGGGCCTATGCGCTGAATCAGCTGAAGCGCCAAAATGAAGCGTTCGAATATCTGCGGCAGGTGCTCGCGGATAATCCATTGTCTGTTCCCGCCTGGAGCCTGATGGGAACGCTGTTGCAGGAGATCGGATACCATCAGGAAGCGTTGAATTGTTTCGAGCGGGGGCTTGCTCTTGAGCCGGATAGCCCGGAATTGCTGTTCAATAGGAGCGTCTCCTTGCGTAAGCTGAAGCGTTACGAAGAGGCATTACAGAGTTGCGATCAGGCCCTGGCGTTGCGCACGGACTTTGTTTCGGCTTTATATATCAGGGGAGCGATTTTTAACGATATCGGGCGTCAGGATAAGGCGCTGGAAAGCTTTTCCAGGGTATTGAAGCTTAACCCGGATTCGGAGATGGCCGCAAAGGCTTTGCATGACAGCGGGATGGCGCTCAGATTTCGCGGTTTGCTCAAGGATGCGCTAAAATGTTACGAGCGCGAACTGACCTTGAAAACCCGATATTGCCTGTATACCAAGGGCGAACGACTGTACTGCCGTCAGTTAATGTGCGACTGGCTGGACTTCGAAGCTATCGGAACGAATATCCTGCAGGATATCGACGCGGGCGCGCCGGTGTCTACTCCGATGGCTATTTTTGCTTTACCGTCGACGCGCCGGCAACAGCGGCGCTGCGCTGAAATGTATCGTGCCAGCTTTGGCAAGCGTGAAACGGCGGAGGCTATGCCAGGCTATCGGCACGATAAAATCCGCATCGGTTATTTCTCCGCCGATTTTTACTCTCACCCGGTTGCTTATTTGACTGCGGAGCTGTTCGAACTGCATGACCGCGCGCGCTTCGAGGTAATTGCTTTTTCTTTAGGGCCCCTTTCACAAGACAGCATACGCCGTCGTCTGGAGCGGGGGTTCGACCGCTTTATCGATGTGCGCGGTCAATCCGATCAAGAAATTTCCGAGCTGGCGCATGCATTGGAAATCGATATGGCGATCGATTTGAGCGGTTATTCCCAGGATGCCCGTCCCGGGCTTTTTGCGCGGCGCATGGCTCCTGTTCAAGCGCATTATCTGGGGTTTGCCGGCACTATGGGAGATAACTTCATGGATTATCTGATAGCCGATCCGGTTGTCGTCGCCGAAGATCACCTGCCCGATTACGCGGAAAAAATCGTCTTTTTACCCGATTCGTTCATGGTGAGCGATCGCCAGCGTCAGATCGACCCGCGCCCGTTTACGCGCGCCGAGGCGGGCTTGCCGGAAAATGTTTTCGTGTACTGCGCGTTCAACAATCCGAACAAGATTACTCCGCAGGTGTTCGAGATCTGGATGAGTATTTTGCGAGAAGTCGAAAACAGCGTGTTATGGTTGTCCGCGCGCAATGAATGGTGCGTGCCAAATTTGCGCCAGGAAGCGGCGCGGCGCGGCGTTTGCGCCGACCGGCTGATATTTGCGCCGCGTATGGAGGAATCCGCGCGGCATCTGGCGCGTCAGCGTGCGGCCGATCTGTTTCTGGATACGTTATATTACGGAGCCCATACCACGGCGAACGACGCGCTATGGGCGGGGTTGCCGGTTCTGACCTGCCTGGGAGAGACTTTTGCCGGCCGGGTAGCGGCCAGTCTGCTCAGCGCCATAGACTTGCCGGAATTGATCGCGAATACGCAGGAAGCCTACCGACTGCGCGCGATTGAGCTGGCGCGCGATCCTGAACAATTAAATACGATAAAAAATAAATTGGCTATGAATCGCGCAACGGCGCCATTGTTCGATACGCCGCGTTTTACCCGCTACCTGGAAGCCGCCTATATTGAAATGTGGCGGCGGCAACAAATGGGGCTGGCGCCTGATCATATTCATGTTCAGGCAATGGGCGCAGTGTAG